Part of the Cryptosporangium arvum DSM 44712 genome, CCCCGGAGCGCTTCATCGACGGGCAGTTGCGGGCCATCGTCGGCTTGGAGCTGGTGATCAGCCGGGTCGAGGGCAAGGCCAAGCTCAGCCAGAACCGCTCGGACGCCGACCAGGAGGGCGTGATCGCCGGCCTGAGCGCCACCGGCGAACCCGGCGACGCCGAGGTGGCCACCGCCATGCGCTGGGCCCGCGCCGACGCGTGATCACCGCGGGGCCGATCGTGGCCCCCGTTCCCCGACGGCGAGACCGAGCCGCCCGCACCGTCGCGGCCGACTGTCGTGATGACGACAGCGGGGATCGCCCGCTCCGCTGTGGACATAGACTCGGCGCGCTCCGGGCGGGCCGAGAGGGGGCCGCTCCGCGAGCGGCCCCCTCCGCATGCCCCACCACTCCGGTGGCCTCCGAAGGACGGTCGCCGCTCCACGCCGGCTCTGCCACGCTGAAGCGGTCCGGTCCGGGGGCGGCCGACAGCTGTGGGGGGAATTCCGCGGGCCGTCGAGGCCCGCTCTCTCGGTGTTCCGGCGTTGTCGTCGTCGACGGATCTCTGTGCGCTCTTCCCCGAGAGGTCGTGACCGATGTCCCGCAAAGTCCTGACGGCCCTGGTCGGCCTGGCCGCGGCGTTGGCCCTGCTGGTCGGCGCCGGTGGCCCCGCCGCCGCGGCCGTACCCACGAGCAGCCGCAACGGCATCACCACCTGGTTCGACCCCGGCAGCAACGGCTCCTCGACGGTCTGGCAGTTCAACCGGTTCACCGGCACGGGCTGGAAGCAGGGGTACCTGCGGATCGGCACGCTGGGCATCACCCAGCAGGGCCGGTACCACTTCACGATCCGGCAGTCGGGCGCCACCTACACGCTCACCTACCCGACCGGAACCGTGCAGCGGATAGTCGAGCGCGGAGCCAACCCCGGCGCGAACGCGTTGTTCGTGAACTACGTCGGCTACGAGCAGATCTGGTTCGGCTGCTCGTCCGGCCGGATGCCGTACTACGCCCTGTCCGCCTGCCGCTGACCGCGCCCGCCGTGGGGTCCGAACCCGGGCCCCACGCCTACCGGCGTTCCAGCCGGACGACGACCGACTTCGACACCGGCGTGTTGCTGATCTCGGCGGTCGAGTCCAGCGGGACCAGCACGTTGGTCTCCGGGAAGTAGGCCGCCGCGCACCCGGGAGCGGTGTCGTACGCGATCACCCGGAAGTCCTCCGCGACCCGCTCGCCGTCGGCGTATTCGCTGATCAGATCCACGTGGTCGCCGTCGCCCAGGCCGAGTGCGGCCAGGTCGCCGGGGTTGACGAACACCACCCGGCGGCCGGAGCGCACGCCCCGGTACCGGTCGTCGAGACCGTAGATCGTGGTGTTGTACTGGTCGTGGGAGCGTACGGTCTGCAGGATCAGCCGCCCCGGCGGCACCCGCAGCACCTCGAGCGCGTTCGCGGTGAAGTTCGCCTTGCCGGTCGCGGTCGGGAACGTCCGCGCGTCCCGCGGCCCGTGCGGCAGCACGAACCCCTCCTGCGCGCGCTCGACGAAGTTCTCGAAGCCGGGCACGACCCGGGAGATCCGGTCCCGGATCCGGTCGTAGTCCTCGGTGAACTCCGGCCACGGCAGCTCGATCCGGCCCGCTTTCGCCAGCGTGCGCTCGGCCAGCCCGGACACGATCGCGACCTCGGACAGCAGTTGCGCCGACGCCGGCCGCAGACGCCCACGTGAGGCGTGCACCGCGCTCATCGAGTCCTCGACGGTCACGAACTGCGGCCCGCTCGCCTGCCGGTCGGCCTCGGCGCGGCCGAGCGTCGGCAGGATCAGCGCCTGCTCACCGGTGATCGCGTGCGACCGGTTGAGTTTCGTCGAGACCTGCACGGTCAGCCGGGTCCGGCGGAGGGCCGCCTCGGTGACCGCGGTGTCCGGCGTGGCCGACACGAAGTTCCCGCCCAGCGCAAGGAACACCTTCACGACGCCGTCACGCATCGCCCGGATCGAGTCGACGACGTCGTAGCCGTGCTCGCGCGGCGGCGTGAAGCCGAACTCGGCTCCGAGCGCGTCGAGGAACTGCGGGGCGGGCTTCTCGTAGATGCCCATCGTGCGGTCGCCCTGCACGTTGCTGTGCCCGCGTACCGGGCAGACCCCCGCGCCGGGGCGGCCGACGTTGCCGCGCAGCAGCAGGAAGTTCACGATCTCGCGGATCGTCGGCACCGAGTTCTTGTGCTGGGTGAGCCCCATCGCCCAGCAGACGACGATCCGCTGCGAGCCCAGCACCCGCTGGTGGATGCGCTCGATCTGCTCGCGCGGTAACCCGGTGGCCTCCAGGATCTCGTCCCAGGACGTCGCCAGGGCCTCGGTCGCGAACTCGTCGAAGCCGTGGGTGAACGTGTCGACGAACGAGCGGTCGACGCCGTCGGAGGCGAGCAGCAACTGGTTCAACGCCCGGAACAACGCCAGGTCGCCGTTGAGACGGATCTGCGCGTACTCGTCGGCGAGCGCGGTGCCGCGCCCGACCACGCCGGACGCCTTCTGGGGGTTCTTGAACCGCATCAGCCCGGCCTCGGGCAGCGGGTTCACCGCCACGATCGACGCGCCGGCCTTCTTCGCCTTCTCCAGCGCCGAGAGCATCCGCGGGTGGTTGGTGCCCGGGTTCTGCCCCACCACGAAGATCAGGTCGGACTGGTAGAGGTCCTCCAACGACACACTGCCCTTGCCGACGCCCAGCGTCTCGACGAGCGCCGACCCCGACGACTCGTGGCACATGTTCGAACAGTCGGGCAGGTTGTTGGTGCCGAACGCGCGCACGAACAGCTGGTACAGGAACGCGGCCTCGTTGCTGGTGCGCCCGGAGGTGTAGAACGACGCCTCGTTCGGGTCGTCCAGCGCGGCCAGCTCCGACGCGATCAGGTCGAACGCGGCGTCCCACGAGATCGGCCGGTAGTGCTGTTCGCCCCGCGCCAGGAACATCGGTTCGGTGAGCCGGCCCTGCTGCCCCAGCCAGTAGTCGGTCTTGTCCGCGAGGTCGACCACCGAGTAGGCGTCGAAGAAGTCGGCGCCGACGCGACGCTCGGTCGCCTCCTCGGCCACCGCCTTCGCACCGTTCTCGCAGAACTCGGCGACGCTGCGGTGATCGGGATCCGGCCACGCGCACCCCGGGCAGTCGAACCCGTCCTTCTGGTTGACCTTCGCCAGCGTGAGCAGCGTGCGACCAGCGCTCATCTGCCGGCCCGCATGACGTAAAGACTGGACAACAGCTGTCAAACCCGCCGCATGGTCCTTGGCGGGACTAACCGACAGGTTGCGCTCGTCGACGTCCGCGGAAGGGGGCTTGGCCACCAAGTCGACACCTCATCATCATCGAGCCGGAACACCCTCAAACTACCCTTCTCCCGCCCGAGCGCCATTTGACCGCCGCGCAGGGGACGCCACTGTGGACTCCGCCGTGCCATAGTGCGCGGCGGGGGGACCATGCGATCCAGCTCAGGGCGCCAGGTGCGGGCGGCGATCCGCCGGCAGGCCGCCGCGCGCCTCGGCGACGCCGACCACCACGTCTTCCTCTCCTACAACCACGCCGACCGGGACTGGGCGCAGACGCTCGCGCACCGCTTCCAGTCCCTCGGCCGGGGCTGGCGGCGGCACCCGCCGTTGCGTGTCTTCGTCGACTCCACCGACGTCAACGCCGGTCCCGACCTGTCCGCCGCGGTGACCGACGCGCTGGCCCGCTCGCGGTACCTGGTGCTGCTGGCCTCGCCGCACTCGGTGGCGTCCCGGTGGGTACCGCGCGAGCTCGCGTACTGGCTCGCGCACCGGCCGGTCGAGAACCTGCTGATCGCGCACCTCTCCGGCCACCTGGAGTGGGACGACACCACCGGCTGGACCGGCACCGCGATCGACGCCGACCTCCTCGGCCGGGCGTTCGCGGCCGAGCCGGTCCACGCCGACCTCACCGGGCTCCGCCCGTTCCGGCTCCGGCGGCCGGCCACCTGGCGTCACCGGAAGGCGGTCAGCTCCGCGGCCGCCTCGCTCGCCGCGGCCGTGCTCGACCTGCCCAAACGTCAGCTCTACGACGACGACCTGCGCCGCCAGCGGCGATTGGTGCGCTCGACCGCGCTGGCCGTCGTGGCCCTCCTCGCGCTGGGCACCGCGGTGCCGGTCCTGGCCGACCGCTGGCGCCAGAGCAGGCAACTGGAGTTCGCCACCCGGCTGGCCCGCGCCGCCGACGCCGAGACCGCCCGGCCCGACCTCGCGCTGCTGCTCAGCGCGGCCGCCGCCCACGCGGCCCCGAACCACGAGCTCGATCGGGTGCTGCTCCGCCGCGCCGCCCGCTACCCCGGCCTCCGCCGCGTCCTTCCCGGCCCCGGCATCGGCACGGTCGAGCAGCTCGACGTCTCCCCCGACGGGCGCTGGATCGCCGGCGCGACCCGCGTCGGCTCTCGCGCGGGGCTGATCCTCTGGCCCGCCGCCGGCGGCACCCCGCGGGTCGTCCACGTCGAGGGCAGCCTCGCCACCGCGGTGGCGTTCGCTCCGGACGGCCGCACGGTGGCCGTCGGCACACTGCAGGGCACGGTCGAACTGCATCCGGTCGACGCCGGGCGCGCGGGCCGCCGCGCGGTCGGCGACCGGCCGGCCGGCGCGGTCACGTCGCTGTCCTATCCGCCCGGCGGCGACCGGCTGATCGTCGGCCACGACGACGGGCACGCCCGGCTGTGGGACCTGGCGCGCTCCGCCCCGGTGCGCACCTGGACGGACGTCGCCGCGGTCCGGGGAGCCCCCGACGGGCGCACGGTCGCGATCGCCGACTCCGCCGGGCAGCTGACGATCCGGGACACCGCGACCGACCGCGTCGTCCGGCGCGTCGACTCCGGTGGGCCGGTGCTCACGATGGCGTACCGGCCCGACGGGCGCCGGATCGCGGTCAGCGGGCCGACGACCGTGCTGGTGGTCGACCCCGCCACCGGGGCGGTGCGGCCGGTCCCGGGCGCGCCCGGCGGCGAGCAGCTCGCGTACGGCGCCGGCGACCTCCTGGCGTCGGGAAACACGCTCGTCGACGACGCCGCGACGAACCCGGTGACGCGGGGCCGTCCGTTCGCGCTGCTCGAGCGTACGATCGCCGTCGACCCGAGCGGGCGCACGCTGATCAGCGCCGGCCAGTGGCTCGACAGCCCCGATCACGGCGCGGCGCTGGTGTGGGACGCGACCGGCGGCCCGCTCGGCCAACGCGTCCTGCGCTCCACCGGTGCCCACGCCGTGCCGGCCCCCGACGGACGCCGGGTGGCCGCCGCCGGGCCGGGTGGCGTCACCGAGTACGACCCGGACACCGGCCGTCCGCTCGGCGGGCCGTTCACCGGCGTGAGCGCGCCCGACGCGCTCGCGTACAGCACCGACGGCCGGTGGCTGGCGGCCGTCGAAGGGCGCCGGCTCGTGCTCTGGCGGGGCGGGCGCGCTCCGGCCCGCGAGATCGCGCTGCCGATGCCGATGCTGGCCACGAGCGGCCGGACGGCGCTGGTCGCGGCCGCGACGGTGTTCGCGGTGGCTCGGCCGGACGGCAGCGTGTCCGTCGTCGACGTCCGGTCCGGCGTGGTGAGCGAGGGCGCGGCGCCGGGCGGCGCACTGACCCCGGTGGCCTTCACCCGCGACGGGCGCACGGCCGCGATCGGCACACCCGGCGGGGTCACGCTGTGGAAGGGCGGGCGCACGCTCGCGCTCGATCGCCCGGTGACCGCGCTGACGTTCGTCGGCGCCACGTCCGACCTCGTCGGCACCGACGGGCGGCGCGTCGTGCGCTGGGACACCGGCACCGGGCGGCGCACGACGCTCGGCGAGGTGAGGGTGCCTTCCGGCGCGCCGCTCACCCGGCTGGCGACCGACCCGGCGGGGACGGTGCTCGCCGGAGCGTCGGACGCGGGGGGCGTCTACCTCTGGGACGTCGCCGACGGCACCCGGTGGACCCTCCAGGACACCGGCACCGGGGCCAGCGTCCTGGCCGACGGTCCCGTCACCTCGCTGGCGGTCACCGGCGACGGCCGTGCGCTCGTGCTCGGACAGGGCTCGCGCCTCGTCCGCTGGACTCTCGACCCGGAGCATTGGAGGCGCTGGACATGCGACGTCGTGGGGCGGAACCTGACCGCGGACGAGTGGCACCAGTACGCGACCGGCGACCCGCCGCGGGTGTGCGGCTGACGGTCGGTGTGCTGCTGACCGCGGGTGCGCTGGCGGCCGGCTGCGCCGAGACCCCGGCTTCGCCGGACCCGGCTTCCTCGGGCCCGGCCGCCTCGGGCCCGGCCGCCTCGGGCCCGGCTTCTTCCGGGCCGGCTTCTTCCGGGCCGGCTTCTTCCGGGCCGGCGTCGGCGGGGGTCGCGGCCGCGCTGGCTGACGTGTTGCGGGCGCCGCCGGGGTTCGCGCCGTACTCGCACCCGCTGGCCGGCCCGATCACCACGCCCGACGAGGTGGCCACGGTCTTCGCCGACCACCCCGGCGACGCCGAGTTTCTCCTCGGCCACGGCTTCCGGGCCGGCTACCTGCGCGGCTGGGCCCGCGAGACCGGCACCACCACCGCGACCAGCACCGTCGACCGCACGATCGCGCAGAGCATCGTCGTGCGGTTCGCGACCCCGGCCGACGCGCGTGCGTTCGTCACCCGGTCCCGCGACCTGTACACCACCGACGGGTTCACCCCGTTCCCGGTGCCGGCCGCGCTGCCCGGCGGGTGGGGCGGACGGTCCACCGGATCGGCCGGTGTCCTCTGGACCCGGGGCACCGACCTGTACAGCCTCGTCTTCACCTCGGCGACCATCCCACCGTCCACC contains:
- a CDS encoding FdhF/YdeP family oxidoreductase, whose protein sequence is MVAKPPSADVDERNLSVSPAKDHAAGLTAVVQSLRHAGRQMSAGRTLLTLAKVNQKDGFDCPGCAWPDPDHRSVAEFCENGAKAVAEEATERRVGADFFDAYSVVDLADKTDYWLGQQGRLTEPMFLARGEQHYRPISWDAAFDLIASELAALDDPNEASFYTSGRTSNEAAFLYQLFVRAFGTNNLPDCSNMCHESSGSALVETLGVGKGSVSLEDLYQSDLIFVVGQNPGTNHPRMLSALEKAKKAGASIVAVNPLPEAGLMRFKNPQKASGVVGRGTALADEYAQIRLNGDLALFRALNQLLLASDGVDRSFVDTFTHGFDEFATEALATSWDEILEATGLPREQIERIHQRVLGSQRIVVCWAMGLTQHKNSVPTIREIVNFLLLRGNVGRPGAGVCPVRGHSNVQGDRTMGIYEKPAPQFLDALGAEFGFTPPREHGYDVVDSIRAMRDGVVKVFLALGGNFVSATPDTAVTEAALRRTRLTVQVSTKLNRSHAITGEQALILPTLGRAEADRQASGPQFVTVEDSMSAVHASRGRLRPASAQLLSEVAIVSGLAERTLAKAGRIELPWPEFTEDYDRIRDRISRVVPGFENFVERAQEGFVLPHGPRDARTFPTATGKANFTANALEVLRVPPGRLILQTVRSHDQYNTTIYGLDDRYRGVRSGRRVVFVNPGDLAALGLGDGDHVDLISEYADGERVAEDFRVIAYDTAPGCAAAYFPETNVLVPLDSTAEISNTPVSKSVVVRLERR
- a CDS encoding TIR domain-containing protein, which gives rise to MRSSSGRQVRAAIRRQAAARLGDADHHVFLSYNHADRDWAQTLAHRFQSLGRGWRRHPPLRVFVDSTDVNAGPDLSAAVTDALARSRYLVLLASPHSVASRWVPRELAYWLAHRPVENLLIAHLSGHLEWDDTTGWTGTAIDADLLGRAFAAEPVHADLTGLRPFRLRRPATWRHRKAVSSAAASLAAAVLDLPKRQLYDDDLRRQRRLVRSTALAVVALLALGTAVPVLADRWRQSRQLEFATRLARAADAETARPDLALLLSAAAAHAAPNHELDRVLLRRAARYPGLRRVLPGPGIGTVEQLDVSPDGRWIAGATRVGSRAGLILWPAAGGTPRVVHVEGSLATAVAFAPDGRTVAVGTLQGTVELHPVDAGRAGRRAVGDRPAGAVTSLSYPPGGDRLIVGHDDGHARLWDLARSAPVRTWTDVAAVRGAPDGRTVAIADSAGQLTIRDTATDRVVRRVDSGGPVLTMAYRPDGRRIAVSGPTTVLVVDPATGAVRPVPGAPGGEQLAYGAGDLLASGNTLVDDAATNPVTRGRPFALLERTIAVDPSGRTLISAGQWLDSPDHGAALVWDATGGPLGQRVLRSTGAHAVPAPDGRRVAAAGPGGVTEYDPDTGRPLGGPFTGVSAPDALAYSTDGRWLAAVEGRRLVLWRGGRAPAREIALPMPMLATSGRTALVAAATVFAVARPDGSVSVVDVRSGVVSEGAAPGGALTPVAFTRDGRTAAIGTPGGVTLWKGGRTLALDRPVTALTFVGATSDLVGTDGRRVVRWDTGTGRRTTLGEVRVPSGAPLTRLATDPAGTVLAGASDAGGVYLWDVADGTRWTLQDTGTGASVLADGPVTSLAVTGDGRALVLGQGSRLVRWTLDPEHWRRWTCDVVGRNLTADEWHQYATGDPPRVCG